The genomic window TTTTCCCTTTTCAAATTCAATCGCATAGGATTTGGAGATGATACCAGTATAGATTTCTTTTTGTGAAAAGCCTTTTTTCAGCCGGATGTGCCGGACCATTGGACCGAAGTTCATAGTGCCACTCCTCCTTGGATTGAGTAAATGATGAGCAAATCAACGCAATATTTTGTGTCCGCCTTATATAATGACAGAGAAATAATCATTCTTATTTTAGTACACCTGAGTGCCACTGACAAAGATTCATACTTTAGCGAAAATAGAAATAGTTGTTTTATAGCTTAAGAAAAAATGGAGGACGCACACTTATGAAATTAACCCAATCAATGCTCTTAACAAAAGAACAAAGGCGTGGGAATGCAATTGTTGTCGTATTATTTAGCATCATCGTGATGTTTGCCGCGCAATTTCTTGTTATTTTACCTACTCAGCAAAAAGGAATCAATGTTGGCTTAGCCGAAGTAATGGTTTCTTTCCTGTCTGTTGTTGTGATCGGAGTGATCTTGCTCTATGCATTTTTGGTTGAAAAAAGAACACCGCCTTCATTTGGTTTTAAAAAGGCAGGGAGTGTAAAAAAATATTTTTTGGGGCTGGCAATCGGCAGCAGCATTATTCTATCTGTTTTTGTGATCAATGCTCTATTTAGCGCAATTGATGTTCAGAATAATTTGAGTCAGGTGAGCTGGCTGTATCTGGCAGGTTCGGTCATTGGTTATTTTTTTCAAGGGATGATGGAGGAAGTCTTGTGCCGCGGTTTAATCATGAATACTTTGTCTGCCCGCTATAATGTGTGGACGAGGATCATTGCAAATTCGGTGATTTTTTCCATCTTGCACGCCGCCGGATTTACCCTGGCAACGCTCAATCTTTTTTTGGCAGGCTTGTTATTTTCTCTGCTTTTTTACTTAACCGATAATCTATTCTTTGTTAGTGCGATCCATAGTGCATGGAATTTTATTCTGGGTCCTGTTTTAGGTGTGTCTGTCAGTGGGATGCGGAATTACTCCTCTGTATTAAAAACGAATAGCTTGCCTCAACATAGTAGTTTGAATGGTGGGATTTATGGCTTT from Enterococcus sp. 9E7_DIV0242 includes these protein-coding regions:
- a CDS encoding CPBP family intramembrane glutamic endopeptidase; protein product: MKLTQSMLLTKEQRRGNAIVVVLFSIIVMFAAQFLVILPTQQKGINVGLAEVMVSFLSVVVIGVILLYAFLVEKRTPPSFGFKKAGSVKKYFLGLAIGSSIILSVFVINALFSAIDVQNNLSQVSWLYLAGSVIGYFFQGMMEEVLCRGLIMNTLSARYNVWTRIIANSVIFSILHAAGFTLATLNLFLAGLLFSLLFYLTDNLFFVSAIHSAWNFILGPVLGVSVSGMRNYSSVLKTNSLPQHSSLNGGIYGFEGGAVLTVVLVVIIAYALYRIKKKFSVA